Proteins from a genomic interval of Clostridium scatologenes:
- a CDS encoding carbohydrate kinase family protein: protein MNNNILCVGELLIDFICSDVNSTLSEGSNFVKKAGGAPANVTAAIAKLGGKALFAGKVGKDAFGLFLKNTLDQAGVDTSMLIMDNNSNTTLAFVSLKSNGERDFIFNRGADGLLKYEELEEEKIKTSKIIHFGSATALLGGESKKTYLKVMDIAEKQNIFISFDPNYRIDLWKGRTEEFIETSKLCMKYADLVKVSDEEIKIISGEDDLNKGLEMLHKLGAKIVAVTLGKEGTLISNGKKSAIISSIKIKAIDSTGAGDAFVGAFLYKIAELEDPKSLIEKFEKIEEITAFANKVGAVVCTKLGAIASLPRLIEIEEL from the coding sequence ATGAATAATAACATATTATGTGTAGGTGAATTGCTTATTGATTTTATTTGTTCGGATGTTAACTCTACTTTATCTGAAGGAAGTAATTTTGTTAAAAAAGCAGGGGGAGCACCTGCCAATGTTACAGCAGCTATAGCTAAATTAGGTGGAAAGGCTTTATTTGCAGGTAAAGTTGGTAAGGATGCATTTGGATTGTTTTTAAAGAATACTTTAGATCAAGCAGGTGTAGATACTTCTATGTTAATTATGGATAATAATTCAAATACTACACTAGCTTTTGTTTCTTTAAAATCCAATGGTGAAAGAGATTTTATATTCAATAGAGGTGCAGATGGATTATTAAAATATGAAGAATTGGAAGAAGAAAAAATAAAGACTTCTAAAATAATACACTTTGGTTCTGCTACAGCACTTCTTGGTGGAGAATCGAAAAAAACTTATTTAAAAGTTATGGATATTGCAGAAAAACAAAATATATTTATATCTTTTGATCCTAATTATAGAATAGACCTGTGGAAAGGAAGGACCGAAGAATTTATAGAAACATCTAAACTTTGCATGAAGTATGCTGATTTAGTAAAGGTAAGTGATGAAGAAATAAAAATTATATCAGGAGAAGATGATTTAAATAAAGGATTAGAGATGCTTCACAAGCTAGGAGCTAAAATTGTAGCTGTAACTTTAGGAAAAGAAGGGACTTTAATATCAAACGGTAAAAAGTCTGCCATAATTAGTAGTATAAAAATAAAAGCTATAGATTCCACAGGTGCAGGAGATGCCTTTGTTGGAGCATTTTTGTATAAAATAGCTGAACTTGAAGATCCCAAGTCTTTAATAGAAAAGTTTGAAAAAATAGAAGAAATAACTGCTTTTGCCAATAAAGTAGGAGCTGTTGTATGCACAAAACTAGGGGCTATAGCATCATTACCAAGGTTAATAGAAATAGAAGAATTGTAA
- a CDS encoding GyrI-like domain-containing protein, whose translation MEYRIEKLEAFSVIGQEIELTNYEKKNIKISTTFWKKFNNNLKKAYLSQFANWIKYAFMGKRNGTLFYYCAVPKNITVPQNFILREVETQKYLVFEHIGSMDKIYKTYAKIYKEILPNSEYILVQNNFLHFERYDYRFHWNNQNSVIEIWIPIQH comes from the coding sequence ATGGAGTATAGAATAGAGAAATTAGAAGCATTTTCTGTTATAGGGCAAGAAATTGAATTAACAAATTATGAAAAGAAAAATATAAAAATAAGTACTACATTTTGGAAAAAGTTTAATAATAATTTAAAAAAAGCATATTTATCACAATTTGCAAATTGGATTAAATATGCTTTTATGGGAAAAAGAAACGGAACTCTTTTTTACTATTGTGCTGTACCTAAAAACATAACTGTTCCACAGAACTTTATTTTAAGAGAAGTAGAGACACAAAAATATTTGGTATTTGAACATATTGGTTCTATGGATAAAATATATAAAACCTATGCAAAAATTTATAAAGAGATATTACCAAATAGTGAGTATATTCTTGTACAAAATAATTTTCTACATTTCGAAAGGTATGATTATCGTTTTCATTGGAATAATCAAAACTCTGTTATTGAAATTTGGATTCCAATTCAACATTGA
- a CDS encoding P-loop NTPase fold protein yields MNTLEATSALDRIFNKWSMHSSKKTSVFIDGAWGIGKTYFIHNYFSKNENEFIYTSVFGKNSVRDIEKSILIHSIPGLKKLNEDSGFAKATQKILSDLSDKFLGVSIDSYLNSFSIDDIKLDIVGNKRKIICFDDIERKSDSIEMKSLLGLIERASKNFDILIIGNTDKIDEKDVETLNKYKEKVIDYLIRIDNIDKNTLVFILKNMGIEDRDEIINVYLNNNISFGKAASGKKTFLINRIHNLRVFIKYVELIMRLEKYLEPYKADEDVLIICKAVIYDHYFRNKNENKNSMNYDKYNIYKTINKVIGNEEIKKDEFKEYFVYNSEIRDDIRSIYNAYRLSEREFESLIKKIKIKIKDKSLEYFIRQENVISIVNALYEIKIIDNDTLKKLFEIALDLYSPEKYIVYTAIDYSLWNNIDYSGNEIECDDNIKLFIEEINQKCSEKFQNFINNKLQEAKNSKNYEELLKLYNLNGINRIEDFECIFDYYFNQLVENYSDEISNKISTLISKADSELISNFFRNRIKNETKITKIKKYEQFDLELDRKMQYEAEQEFYTIDIQETE; encoded by the coding sequence ATGAATACCTTAGAAGCAACAAGTGCTTTAGATAGAATATTTAATAAATGGAGTATGCACTCAAGTAAAAAAACAAGCGTATTTATTGATGGAGCTTGGGGAATAGGGAAAACTTATTTTATACATAATTATTTTTCGAAAAATGAAAATGAATTTATTTATACATCAGTATTCGGCAAAAATTCTGTTAGAGATATAGAAAAATCTATTTTAATCCATTCAATCCCAGGATTGAAAAAACTTAATGAGGATAGTGGATTTGCTAAAGCAACACAGAAAATTCTTAGTGATTTAAGTGATAAGTTTCTAGGAGTAAGTATTGATAGCTATCTTAACTCATTTTCAATTGATGATATTAAACTGGATATAGTTGGAAATAAACGTAAAATTATTTGCTTTGATGATATTGAAAGAAAGTCAGACTCAATAGAAATGAAAAGTCTATTAGGCTTGATTGAACGAGCATCAAAAAATTTTGATATACTCATAATTGGTAATACTGATAAGATAGATGAAAAGGATGTTGAAACTTTAAATAAATATAAAGAGAAGGTTATAGATTACTTAATTAGAATCGATAACATTGATAAGAACACATTAGTATTCATTTTGAAAAATATGGGAATAGAAGATAGAGATGAAATTATCAATGTATATTTGAACAATAATATATCCTTTGGAAAAGCAGCTTCCGGGAAGAAAACTTTTTTAATAAACAGAATACATAATTTAAGAGTTTTTATAAAATATGTAGAATTAATTATGAGATTAGAAAAATATCTAGAACCTTATAAGGCTGATGAGGATGTTTTGATAATTTGTAAAGCTGTTATTTATGACCACTATTTCCGCAATAAAAATGAAAATAAAAATTCTATGAATTATGACAAATATAATATATATAAAACTATAAATAAAGTTATTGGAAATGAAGAGATCAAGAAGGATGAATTTAAGGAATATTTTGTATACAATTCTGAAATTAGAGATGATATTAGAAGTATATATAATGCATATAGACTTAGCGAAAGAGAATTTGAAAGCCTAATAAAGAAAATAAAGATTAAGATAAAAGATAAAAGTTTAGAATATTTCATAAGACAGGAAAATGTCATTTCGATAGTGAATGCACTATATGAAATTAAAATTATTGACAATGATACATTAAAAAAATTATTTGAAATTGCACTAGACTTGTACTCACCAGAAAAATATATAGTATATACAGCTATTGATTATTCGCTGTGGAATAATATTGATTATTCTGGAAACGAAATAGAATGTGATGATAACATTAAACTATTTATTGAAGAAATAAATCAAAAATGTTCAGAAAAATTTCAGAACTTTATTAATAATAAGCTTCAAGAAGCAAAGAATAGTAAAAATTATGAAGAATTATTGAAACTTTATAATTTGAATGGAATCAATAGAATTGAAGATTTTGAATGTATCTTTGACTATTATTTTAATCAGCTAGTGGAAAATTATTCTGATGAAATATCAAATAAAATCAGTACTTTAATTAGCAAAGCAGATAGTGAACTTATTAGCAATTTTTTTAGGAATCGAATTAAGAATGAAACTAAAATTACAAAAATTAAGAAATATGAACAATTTGATTTAGAATTGGATAGAAAGATGCAATATGAAGCTGAGCAAGAATTTTATACAATCGATATACAAGAAACTGAATAA